The following coding sequences are from one Lolium rigidum isolate FL_2022 chromosome 6, APGP_CSIRO_Lrig_0.1, whole genome shotgun sequence window:
- the LOC124664619 gene encoding uncharacterized protein LOC124664619 has protein sequence MAPPRRRSLPLPLLLLLFPVSLSVLLLLRRSSYPAPPLPATGPAPDPRRFSLLIKLLAYDRPAPLLRCLRSLAAADYDGDRVALHVLLDHRPPNSSAPLLAASHGILHALDAFRWPHGEKRVHYRAANAGLQAQWIEAWWPGSDDEFAFVVEDDLQVSPLYYRFLKRVVMRYYYDRENYSPYVFGASLQRPRFVAGKHGNKIELDSETRLFLYQMVGTWGQLLFPKPWKEFRMWYDEQKAKGIKPILQGMKTTGWYKKMGERIWTPWFIKFVHSRGYFNIYTNFLKERALSISHRDAGVNYGRSVGPDSTLLDQNNLNFNIWQLQPLKELKWYDFCFAEVLPGRAVRKFSELGSVLKSVQLENNVLLISLYSVEQRIVRNLICHLEKAGTRNHIFLGDNAEFLDDLAHRGHAVIDATELLRSSKMSSYMNSDGSVMEILAKAYVIQYCLDLGYSLWVLDANVISLGNKLAEPSDQSVDFFTAESVDLMFIRSSQGSRKAWNDRIISRVADSVISPKSDSVASLKHVNFVHVLTEVLQSNGGVKLGKLNEEIMVMELGPNMSNRSLSDGQSKMLSWPHSMASDLVQRQLQNVNLWLIDSDSSCSAVVCSQKQK, from the exons ATggcgccgcctcgccgccgctccctcccgctgcccctcctcctcctcctcttccccgtctccctctccgtcctcctcctgctccgccgcTCCTCCTACCCGGCGCCTCCGCTCCCCGCCACCGGCCCCGCTCCGGATCCCCGCCGCTTCTCGCTCCTCATCAAGCTCCTCGCCTACGACCGCCCCGCCCCGCTCCTCCGCTGCCTCCGCTCCCTGGCCGCCGCCGACTACGACGGCGACCGCGTCGCGCTGCACGTCCTCCTCGACCACCGCCCGCCCAACTCGTCCGCGCCGCTCCTCGCCGCGTCCCACGGGATCCTCCACGCGCTCGACGCCTTCCGCTGGCCGCACGGGGAGAAGCGCGTCCACTACCGCGCGGCCAACGCGGGGCTCCAGGCGCAGTGGATCGAGGCGTGGTGGCCCGGCTCCGACGACGAGTTCGCCTTCGTCGTCGAGGACGACCTCCAGGTCTCGCCGCTCTACTACAGGTTCCTCAAGCGGGTCGTCATGAGGTACTACTACGACAGGGAGAACTACAGCCCCTACGTCTTCGGCGCGTCACTGCAGCGCCCCCGATTCGTCGCAG GTAAACATGGAAACAAGATAGAACTGGACAGTGAAACTAGGCTATTCTTGTACCAGATGGTTGGTACATGGGGACAACTTTTGTTCCCCAAACCATGGAAAGAATTTCGAATGTGGTACGATGAACAAAAAGCCAAAGGAATCAAACCTATTCTCCAAGGCATG AAAACTACAGGATGGTACAAAAAGATGGGTGAGAGAATATGGACCCCTTGGTTCATTAAATTTGTCCACTCACGTGGATACTTCAACATCTACACAAACTTCCTAAAGGAAAGGGCCCTCAGCATCTCTCATAGGGATGCAGGTGTCAACTATGGAAGAAGTGTTGGACCAGATTCTACACTGTTAGATCAGAATAATCTCAATTTCAATATATGGCAATTGCAACCTCTCAAAGAGCTAAAATGGTACGATTTTTGCTTTGCTGAAGTTCTTCCAGGAAGGGCTGTTAGGAAATTTAGTGAACTTGGTTCTGTTCTCAAGTCTGTGCaactagaaaataatgttttactcATAAGTTTGTATTCAGTGGAACAGAGGATTGTGAGAAACCTCATTTGCCATCTTGAGAAGGCAGGCACGCGGAATCACATTTTCCTTGGTGACAATGCAGAGTTTCTGGATGACCTTGCTCATAGAGGGCATGCTGTCATTGATGCTACTGAGTTGTTGCGCAGCAGCAAAATGAGTAGTTATATGAATTCTGATGGTTCTGTTATGGAAATTTTGGCTAAAGCTTATGTGATACAATATTGCTTGGATCTGGGTTACAGTCTATGGGTACTAGATGCAAATGTGATTTCACTTGGCAATAAGTTGGCCGAGCCATCAGATCAATCAGTCGACTTTTTTACTGCAGAGTCAGTGGATTTGATGTTTATAAGAAGCTCACAAGGCTCTAGAAAAGCATGGAATGACCGTATTATATCAAGAGTAGCAGATAGTGTGATATCTCCAAAAAGTGATTCTGTTGCTTCCCTGAAACATGTGAACTTCGTTCACGTACTTACGGAAGTGTTGCAAAGCAATGGTGGTGTGAAGCTGGGGAAACTGAATGAGGAGATCATGGTTATGGAATTAGGGCCTAACATGTCGAATAGATCACTGTCAGATGGTCAAAGTAAAATGCTTTCCTGGCCTCACAGTATGGCTTCAGATTTAGTTCAAAGGCAGCTCCAAAATGTGAATTTGtggttaattgactcagattcatCTTGTAGTGCTGTTGTTTGTAGCCAAAAGCAGAAGTAG